In a single window of the Methanofollis ethanolicus genome:
- a CDS encoding elongation factor 1-beta, translating into MGKVAVILKLMPESAEIAVEDLKTAIKATVPGIDDVREEPIGFGLFALKVAAIIEDEEGATDALESKLAAVEGIASAEITDVNRMI; encoded by the coding sequence ATGGGAAAAGTCGCCGTCATTCTGAAACTCATGCCTGAATCAGCCGAAATTGCGGTTGAAGACCTCAAGACGGCCATCAAGGCCACAGTTCCGGGCATTGACGACGTCAGGGAAGAACCGATCGGTTTCGGGCTCTTCGCTCTCAAGGTCGCCGCCATCATCGAGGATGAAGAAGGCGCCACCGACGCTCTGGAGTCGAAACTCGCCGCTGTCGAAGGCATTGCAAGCGCCGAGATCACCGACGTCAATCGGATGATCTGA
- a CDS encoding EamA family transporter, with translation MPLLYGREQRRRHQLDGDGPDPALCSYDIPVHRPRAEAHPYTLDPVSLTFRMVLCGCVAFVAAAIVCEGLDAGGAALLLGDPGFMMDLLYLGLFTSVGTSFLAMYSPKDLEAAKVGIIQNLSVVVSILAGVLVLHEAFLSNHAVGSLLIIAGVVLANVWADPEMKS, from the coding sequence GTGCCTCTTCTCTATGGGCGGGAACAACGGAGGCGGCACCAGCTGGACGGGGATGGTCCTGACCCTGCTCTCTGCTCTTACGACATCCCTGTACATCGTCCTCGGGCGGAGGCTCACCCGTATACTCTCGACCCTGTCAGCCTCACCTTCAGGATGGTGCTCTGCGGGTGTGTCGCGTTTGTGGCGGCGGCCATCGTGTGCGAGGGTCTGGACGCAGGCGGAGCGGCCCTGTTGCTCGGGGACCCGGGTTTCATGATGGACCTCCTCTATCTCGGCCTCTTTACCTCTGTCGGGACGTCTTTTCTCGCAATGTACAGCCCGAAGGACCTGGAGGCGGCGAAGGTGGGGATCATCCAGAACCTCTCTGTCGTCGTCTCTATCCTTGCAGGCGTGCTGGTACTCCATGAGGCGTTCCTCTCCAACCATGCGGTCGGGAGTCTCCTGATCATTGCCGGGGTGGTGCTCGCGAACGTCTGGGCCGACCCGGAGATGAAGTCGTAA
- a CDS encoding nucleotide-binding protein: MKIVVASGKGGTGKTMVAANLGYVLSRDREVALVDCDVEEPNLHLFFPAETVDEAVTAENPVFDPALCTQCGACGKFCRYGAITVLRDRVLFFAELCHSCGGCRIVCPEGAVTETGRAIGKVSTAHPLPGLTLVSGFLNEGEVQAPGVVRAARAAAGEHPLIIQDASPGVACAVIETITGCDLCILVTESTPSGLHDLALAVEAVRMLSIPAGVVINRSDGRDEVATAFCREHDLPVLMTIPFGREIAAVQNRGGLVARDLPGFTEKFSALYADAVRLCGVKE, translated from the coding sequence ATGAAGATCGTCGTTGCGAGCGGAAAAGGTGGCACCGGGAAGACGATGGTAGCCGCAAACCTCGGCTATGTCCTCTCTCGCGACCGGGAGGTCGCCCTCGTCGACTGCGACGTGGAGGAACCGAACCTCCACCTCTTTTTCCCGGCGGAGACTGTCGACGAGGCGGTGACAGCCGAGAACCCGGTCTTCGACCCGGCCCTCTGCACACAGTGCGGTGCATGCGGGAAATTCTGCCGGTACGGCGCGATCACCGTCCTCCGCGACCGCGTCCTCTTCTTTGCGGAACTCTGTCACTCCTGCGGCGGGTGCCGGATCGTCTGCCCGGAAGGTGCCGTCACCGAAACCGGACGGGCGATCGGAAAAGTCAGCACGGCACACCCCCTGCCCGGCCTCACCCTCGTCTCCGGCTTCCTGAACGAAGGAGAAGTTCAGGCACCCGGTGTCGTGCGTGCGGCGCGTGCGGCCGCCGGGGAGCACCCCCTGATCATCCAGGACGCCTCCCCCGGTGTCGCCTGTGCGGTGATAGAGACGATCACAGGCTGCGATCTCTGCATCCTGGTGACGGAATCGACGCCATCAGGGCTCCATGACCTCGCCCTTGCCGTCGAGGCCGTGAGGATGCTCTCCATACCGGCCGGCGTCGTGATCAACAGGAGCGATGGTCGGGACGAGGTGGCAACCGCCTTCTGCCGTGAGCACGACCTCCCCGTTCTCATGACCATCCCCTTTGGCCGCGAGATCGCTGCGGTCCAGAACAGGGGCGGCCTCGTCGCCCGTGACCTGCCGGGTTTCACGGAAAAGTTCTCCGCCCTGTACGCCGACGCCGTGCGCCTCTGCGGGGTGAAAGAATGA
- a CDS encoding NifB/NifX family molybdenum-iron cluster-binding protein — MSLIVCITADGPDSGAQVQPRFGRAPYFVFADTEKGTFEAVKNPFADAQGGVGPRAVQTVLDHGATALVTGQVGGNAASAIQASGIRACAFKGQGTVSAALAAFLAGELPSLL, encoded by the coding sequence ATGTCATTGATCGTCTGCATCACGGCAGACGGCCCTGATTCGGGCGCCCAGGTCCAGCCGCGTTTTGGCAGGGCCCCGTACTTCGTCTTTGCCGACACGGAGAAAGGAACATTTGAGGCGGTGAAAAACCCGTTCGCAGATGCGCAGGGCGGCGTCGGTCCGCGTGCGGTCCAGACCGTCCTCGACCACGGCGCCACCGCCCTCGTCACCGGGCAGGTCGGCGGCAACGCAGCGAGCGCCATTCAGGCATCAGGTATCAGGGCCTGCGCCTTCAAGGGACAGGGCACCGTCTCCGCAGCGCTCGCGGCCTTCCTCGCCGGTGAACTCCCGTCCCTCCTCTGA
- a CDS encoding DUF1269 domain-containing protein — protein sequence MANVMYGPMQMVVIGFDEPEFHGKVLKELRSLREKGTMRLIDLLFVWKDASGKVTEFQATDLTEEERLRFGAVVGALIGFGAAGKEGARAGAEAGAERVAEYDFGIAADDLTTIADAIPADSAAAVMLIEHTWAIGLKQALRDAGGFVLAQGMVTPEALLLAGADLAAAVEAADKEEKKKVAIPAQ from the coding sequence ATGGCAAACGTGATGTACGGACCGATGCAGATGGTCGTGATCGGCTTCGACGAACCTGAGTTCCACGGAAAGGTCCTCAAGGAACTGAGGTCCCTGCGCGAAAAAGGTACGATGAGGCTGATCGACCTGCTCTTTGTCTGGAAGGACGCCAGCGGCAAAGTCACCGAGTTTCAGGCGACCGATCTCACCGAGGAGGAGAGACTGCGCTTCGGCGCCGTTGTGGGAGCCCTGATCGGGTTCGGGGCCGCCGGGAAAGAGGGGGCGCGTGCCGGCGCGGAGGCGGGTGCGGAGCGGGTGGCGGAGTACGACTTCGGCATCGCCGCGGACGACCTCACCACGATCGCCGACGCCATTCCGGCGGACAGCGCCGCAGCCGTGATGCTTATCGAGCACACCTGGGCGATCGGGCTCAAGCAGGCGCTGCGCGATGCCGGCGGCTTCGTGCTCGCGCAGGGGATGGTGACACCCGAGGCCCTGCTGCTCGCCGGGGCAGACCTTGCTGCGGCGGTCGAGGCCGCGGACAAGGAGGAGAAGAAAAAGGTCGCAATTCCGGCACAGTGA
- a CDS encoding GAF domain-containing protein, with protein MNGRDVCLDADLYEAVFDATGDGLVIADRSSTIIRANRRFFRMTRYGRSEIEGAMSWSQIAEGGDLPALAVTGTAPAIREMRLQRKDGSFIDAAVTVRTIPGRDLFIVSVLDITGKKQVTHALHRRDAILEAISTMAGRFLATRTWEEEIPGALRGLCTATNVHRVYLFENTTDQETGETLMTGRYEWTREGRGGEIATTRRRGLSYQKAGVGAWETDLRNGKTVFSDIRTAENDERWNMEALGVQSFVIVPIHVGGRWWGFIGFDETREERRWTEVEIDALEAAAGIIGSAIRRQETEEAMLAYITESALRLKNPVILLRENFEAIHDDIRDETVPKEEILTQIRVQIAAADQIAENLRELNASIAEGRREIPDAFRHFLRR; from the coding sequence GTGAACGGAAGAGACGTATGCCTCGATGCCGACCTCTACGAGGCCGTTTTCGACGCCACCGGCGACGGACTTGTCATTGCCGACCGTTCCTCCACAATCATCAGGGCAAACCGCAGATTTTTCAGGATGACGAGGTACGGGCGGTCAGAGATCGAGGGGGCGATGTCATGGTCACAGATCGCGGAGGGTGGAGACCTCCCGGCCCTTGCCGTGACCGGAACGGCACCAGCCATAAGGGAAATGCGTCTGCAACGGAAAGACGGTTCTTTTATCGACGCCGCCGTCACGGTCAGGACTATCCCCGGCCGTGACCTCTTCATTGTCTCGGTTCTCGACATCACCGGAAAAAAACAGGTGACCCACGCTCTCCACAGGCGGGACGCAATTCTTGAGGCGATCAGTACCATGGCCGGCCGTTTCCTCGCGACGCGCACCTGGGAGGAGGAGATCCCCGGGGCCCTCCGCGGACTCTGCACGGCAACCAATGTCCACCGCGTCTACCTCTTCGAGAACACCACAGACCAGGAGACCGGCGAGACCCTCATGACAGGCCGGTACGAATGGACCAGAGAGGGGAGAGGAGGCGAGATCGCCACCACCAGGCGTCGAGGGCTCTCCTACCAGAAGGCCGGAGTCGGGGCATGGGAGACGGACCTCAGGAACGGAAAGACCGTCTTTTCCGACATCAGGACCGCCGAAAATGATGAAAGGTGGAACATGGAGGCGCTCGGGGTTCAATCGTTTGTCATCGTCCCGATACATGTCGGGGGTCGGTGGTGGGGGTTCATAGGCTTTGACGAGACGCGGGAGGAGAGGCGCTGGACCGAGGTCGAGATCGACGCACTCGAGGCTGCGGCAGGTATCATAGGGTCTGCGATCCGCCGGCAGGAGACAGAAGAGGCGATGCTCGCCTACATCACCGAGTCGGCACTCAGACTCAAAAACCCGGTCATCCTCCTCAGGGAGAATTTCGAGGCGATCCACGACGATATCAGGGACGAAACCGTTCCGAAGGAGGAGATCCTCACCCAGATCAGGGTCCAGATCGCGGCGGCCGACCAGATCGCCGAGAACCTTCGCGAGCTCAACGCTTCCATCGCCGAGGGGCGGCGAGAGATCCCCGACGCATTCCGTCATTTCTTGCGGAGGTAG
- a CDS encoding AI-2E family transporter, with translation MSAGVIWSPAGMVLICGAAFVIVAAGMHAGADLLNPVLFALLIAVLAAPLQIRLMKKGMPRGAAILTVMGVIVLFCAFLLWVLSTFLVQMGEALPAYQEMIDVQIERVVSLFPGTGISAGDFPAIPGDSLFRPSIVSVLAGLATLLAEFFLVLVITAFLLPAAGEGSVFGRYSDVIARHFTARGRAALATGVGTGLFLLLIGVDFPLLWGVLIFILCFIPFIGIWIAAVPPIGMAWLEYGTAGAVAVVGGIAAITILAERGFVTPESAKVPGLSPAITIVSLFFWTWVLGIPGMFLAVPLTLAAKTLLELSDDTRWLARLMETESPE, from the coding sequence ATGAGCGCCGGCGTCATATGGAGCCCTGCGGGAATGGTCCTCATCTGCGGGGCCGCCTTTGTTATCGTGGCCGCTGGCATGCACGCCGGCGCAGACCTGCTCAACCCGGTCCTCTTTGCACTTCTCATCGCCGTCCTCGCGGCGCCGCTCCAGATAAGGCTTATGAAAAAAGGGATGCCACGGGGAGCAGCCATACTCACTGTGATGGGAGTGATCGTCCTCTTCTGCGCTTTTCTTCTCTGGGTGCTCTCCACTTTCCTCGTGCAGATGGGGGAGGCCCTGCCCGCCTACCAGGAGATGATCGATGTACAGATCGAGCGAGTCGTGTCACTCTTCCCGGGGACAGGGATCTCGGCAGGAGATTTTCCAGCCATCCCTGGAGATTCGCTCTTCCGCCCTTCTATTGTGAGCGTTCTTGCGGGTCTCGCCACCCTGCTCGCCGAATTTTTCCTGGTCCTGGTGATCACCGCCTTCCTCCTCCCCGCGGCCGGGGAAGGGTCGGTGTTCGGGCGGTACTCCGATGTGATCGCCAGACACTTCACCGCGAGGGGCCGGGCCGCCCTGGCCACCGGGGTCGGGACAGGTCTCTTCCTCCTTCTGATCGGGGTCGATTTTCCCCTGCTCTGGGGCGTGCTCATCTTCATCCTCTGCTTTATCCCGTTCATCGGGATCTGGATCGCGGCCGTCCCTCCTATCGGGATGGCATGGCTGGAGTACGGGACGGCGGGTGCGGTCGCGGTCGTCGGCGGCATCGCCGCGATCACTATCCTTGCAGAAAGGGGCTTCGTCACACCCGAATCTGCAAAAGTCCCGGGTCTGTCCCCTGCCATCACCATCGTCTCCCTCTTTTTCTGGACCTGGGTGCTCGGCATCCCGGGCATGTTTCTTGCTGTGCCTCTTACCCTCGCCGCAAAAACCCTGCTTGAATTATCGGACGATACACGCTGGCTCGCACGGCTGATGGAAACGGAAAGTCCTGAATAA
- a CDS encoding NifB/NifX family molybdenum-iron cluster-binding protein encodes MKLAIALDGDFVSGHFGHCEAYALFDVNEGSASRLPDLANPGHEPGFLPSYLAEHGVNTVVAGGMGPRAVDLFCQNGIEVFLGASGPVEEVAAAYAAGKLAPGESSCTHGAEEHENCDGGCH; translated from the coding sequence ATGAAACTTGCGATTGCACTCGATGGAGACTTCGTGTCCGGCCATTTCGGCCACTGCGAAGCCTATGCACTTTTTGATGTAAACGAAGGGTCTGCATCCCGGCTTCCCGACCTTGCGAACCCCGGACACGAGCCCGGTTTCCTCCCCAGTTATCTTGCCGAACACGGCGTCAATACCGTGGTCGCCGGCGGGATGGGGCCACGGGCCGTCGACCTCTTCTGCCAGAACGGGATCGAGGTCTTCCTCGGGGCCTCCGGTCCGGTCGAGGAAGTCGCCGCAGCCTATGCCGCCGGAAAACTCGCACCAGGGGAAAGTTCCTGCACCCACGGCGCCGAAGAGCACGAAAACTGCGATGGGGGATGTCATTGA
- a CDS encoding DUF1269 domain-containing protein, translating to MSDLVVVGFDDEKTAFKVRDKLARMSKEHLVGLEDLVVVVRHQDGKTDIKQSTSLAGIGALSGSFWGLLIGLIFFVPVLGLAIGAIAGAIAGHFADYGIDDKFIKDVSETVKPGNSAVFMLIKEVTPDKFLTEMAEFKGTVIRTSMTAENEAKLKEAFGEEAPAEKEKVAAPAM from the coding sequence ATGAGTGATCTGGTTGTCGTCGGATTTGACGACGAAAAAACCGCGTTTAAGGTCAGGGACAAACTCGCACGGATGAGCAAAGAGCATCTGGTCGGGCTCGAAGACCTGGTCGTGGTGGTCCGCCACCAGGACGGGAAGACGGACATCAAGCAGTCGACGAGTCTTGCCGGGATAGGTGCGCTGAGCGGGAGTTTCTGGGGCCTGCTCATCGGGCTGATCTTTTTTGTGCCGGTCCTCGGGCTTGCGATCGGCGCGATCGCCGGGGCTATCGCCGGCCACTTTGCAGACTACGGCATCGACGACAAATTCATCAAGGACGTTTCCGAGACAGTGAAGCCCGGCAACTCGGCGGTCTTCATGCTGATCAAGGAGGTGACGCCGGATAAGTTCCTCACGGAGATGGCGGAGTTCAAGGGCACGGTTATCAGGACGTCCATGACCGCGGAGAACGAGGCAAAACTGAAGGAGGCCTTCGGCGAGGAGGCTCCGGCGGAGAAGGAGAAGGTCGCGGCACCGGCGATGTGA
- a CDS encoding DUF134 domain-containing protein, translating to MDDEIQGRCCGRRGRPRSPRLIPEGTAFRCFGPLCERSGEIVLLLPEEVEALRLTDLEGLEQGEAAERLGISRKTLWRDLHEARRKVADALVNGKGIRIAGCRRKGAECPRSFCDNPEE from the coding sequence ATGGATGACGAGATACAGGGCAGGTGCTGCGGCCGCCGCGGACGGCCGCGGTCTCCCCGGTTGATCCCCGAGGGAACGGCCTTCCGCTGCTTCGGCCCCCTCTGTGAGAGGTCGGGGGAGATCGTTCTCCTCCTCCCCGAGGAGGTGGAGGCCCTCAGACTCACCGATCTGGAAGGGCTTGAGCAGGGGGAGGCGGCCGAAAGACTCGGCATCTCCCGGAAGACCCTCTGGCGCGACCTCCACGAGGCACGCCGGAAGGTGGCCGACGCCCTGGTCAACGGGAAAGGGATCAGGATCGCCGGATGCAGGAGAAAGGGGGCAGAATGTCCCCGCAGTTTCTGTGACAATCCTGAAGAGTGA
- a CDS encoding nucleotide-binding protein — protein MIRIAVVSGKGGTGKTMVAAALTDLLTVPKVLADCDVDAANLELFLDPRPLDEEPFMGLERASIDPAVCTACGACASACRFDAITCEEDSCAVDPLRCEGCGVCTLVCPAGAVQMTPFRAGTIYRSETGAGKLAHARLSPGAGNSGLLVHAVRQKAEEMAGESRVLLADGPPGIGCPLISTISGMNAVLAVTEPGLSALHDLKRLVTVCRGFSLRIFVVINKFDLEPSVCRQVEDFCREEGLPVIGHIPFDPAVLAAVRAGRPVTRTPSPASEALYQMAEHLSCELTIDG, from the coding sequence ATGATCCGGATCGCGGTCGTGAGCGGGAAAGGAGGGACAGGGAAGACGATGGTCGCCGCCGCCCTCACCGACCTCCTCACGGTACCGAAGGTGCTCGCCGACTGCGACGTCGACGCGGCCAACCTCGAACTCTTCCTGGACCCGAGGCCCCTCGACGAGGAACCTTTCATGGGACTGGAGAGGGCGTCGATCGATCCCGCCGTCTGCACCGCCTGCGGCGCCTGCGCCTCTGCCTGCCGTTTCGATGCGATCACCTGTGAGGAGGACAGCTGCGCCGTCGACCCCCTGAGGTGCGAGGGGTGCGGCGTCTGCACCCTCGTCTGCCCTGCCGGTGCGGTGCAGATGACACCTTTCAGGGCCGGGACGATCTATCGCTCCGAGACCGGGGCCGGGAAACTCGCTCATGCACGTCTCTCGCCCGGCGCCGGGAACTCGGGGCTCCTCGTCCACGCAGTGCGGCAGAAGGCCGAGGAGATGGCAGGGGAGAGCCGCGTCCTCCTTGCCGACGGCCCGCCAGGCATCGGCTGCCCCCTCATCTCTACGATCAGCGGCATGAACGCCGTCCTCGCCGTTACCGAACCCGGCCTCTCGGCCCTCCATGACCTGAAGAGACTGGTCACGGTCTGCAGGGGCTTCTCTCTCCGGATATTTGTGGTAATCAACAAATTCGACCTTGAGCCCTCGGTCTGCCGGCAGGTCGAGGACTTCTGCCGCGAGGAAGGGCTGCCCGTGATCGGGCACATCCCCTTCGACCCGGCCGTCCTCGCGGCCGTGCGTGCGGGCAGGCCCGTCACTCGCACCCCGTCGCCCGCGTCGGAGGCCCTATATCAGATGGCCGAGCACCTCTCTTGCGAGCTGACGATCGATGGATGA
- a CDS encoding zinc finger domain-containing protein, with product MQRSLTLNWGLSMAMEKCTSCNAPLAERGATRFNCPGCGNEIRRCAQCREQSIAYTCEKCGYQGP from the coding sequence ATGCAAAGATCACTAACTCTTAATTGGGGTTTATCTATGGCTATGGAAAAATGCACGTCATGCAACGCACCCCTCGCCGAACGTGGTGCGACCAGGTTTAACTGTCCCGGCTGTGGGAACGAGATCAGGCGCTGTGCCCAGTGCAGGGAACAGAGCATCGCCTACACCTGCGAAAAATGCGGGTACCAGGGGCCATAA
- a CDS encoding HdeD family acid-resistance protein — MNGETIRADIVVAEETIPWWLVLLQGIIALIFGLVLLAWPAQTLVVLVTFLGIYWMIMGIVALVGMFFGGEHGIWTVVFALLGIIAGIVVLAYPLYSTAIVSSFLAILIGILGIVMGAAALVQGMTGGGWAPALLGVLSMMLGIVLLANPFFTVASLVLLLGILAIIGGVSAMVFSFRLRAAG; from the coding sequence ATGAACGGTGAAACGATCCGTGCCGATATCGTGGTCGCGGAGGAAACTATTCCCTGGTGGCTTGTCCTCCTCCAGGGCATCATCGCCCTCATCTTCGGGCTGGTCCTGCTCGCATGGCCGGCGCAGACTCTCGTGGTGCTGGTCACCTTCCTCGGGATCTACTGGATGATCATGGGCATCGTCGCTCTTGTCGGTATGTTCTTCGGCGGGGAGCACGGGATATGGACGGTCGTCTTCGCCCTCCTCGGCATTATCGCCGGCATCGTGGTGCTGGCGTATCCCCTGTACAGCACGGCCATCGTTTCTTCGTTCCTGGCGATCCTCATCGGTATCCTGGGGATCGTCATGGGGGCGGCGGCCCTCGTGCAGGGCATGACCGGCGGCGGGTGGGCGCCGGCACTCCTCGGCGTCCTCAGCATGATGCTCGGCATTGTCCTGCTCGCAAACCCCTTTTTCACCGTCGCATCCCTGGTGCTGCTCCTCGGGATCCTGGCGATCATCGGTGGGGTGAGCGCGATGGTCTTCTCCTTCCGCCTGCGTGCGGCAGGGTGA
- a CDS encoding DUF7504 family protein, which produces MSALDITPDNPRIVLVLSPARPARESNLAVVREVTGEGVRVVVVTVNQPARSLAGHYLKNGIDMTTVRFIDTVTKYAGGDAAEDMPGSVFLHRPDDLTGLSIAITGVLKDPGEQKICIIVDSVNAMLIYISSADLLKFIHYLASKLKILEISGIFLAMESGLDPALLARLTAISDDVIEIGGALEDPRQA; this is translated from the coding sequence GTGAGCGCCCTCGACATCACGCCCGACAATCCCCGGATCGTCCTGGTCCTCTCGCCTGCACGCCCGGCCAGGGAGAGCAATCTGGCCGTTGTCAGGGAGGTCACGGGGGAAGGCGTACGCGTCGTCGTCGTCACCGTCAACCAGCCAGCCCGCTCTCTTGCCGGACATTACCTGAAAAACGGCATTGATATGACCACAGTCCGCTTCATCGACACAGTCACGAAGTACGCCGGCGGCGACGCCGCGGAGGACATGCCCGGAAGCGTCTTCCTCCACCGTCCCGACGACCTCACCGGCCTCTCCATCGCCATAACAGGAGTCCTGAAAGACCCGGGCGAGCAAAAGATATGCATCATCGTCGATTCCGTCAATGCGATGCTCATCTATATCTCCTCCGCGGATCTTCTGAAGTTCATCCACTATCTCGCGAGCAAGCTGAAGATCCTGGAGATCTCGGGCATCTTCCTCGCCATGGAGTCAGGCCTCGACCCTGCCCTTCTGGCACGGCTGACAGCCATCTCGGATGACGTCATCGAGATTGGCGGGGCGCTGGAAGATCCGCGACAGGCATAA
- a CDS encoding malate dehydrogenase, with translation MSKVTVVGATGRLGSFASHSISGIPHVDEVLLMGRPGREQSLAGLCHDLTDSCAARGIGTAFTWSTRPEDYADSDVVVVTAGVPRQEGQDRIDLALGNARIIAPIAEEVGSHAPEATVLMITNPVDVMTAVFLRYSRMDPRQVFGLGTHLDSMRLKALIADHFHVHVSEVHTRIIGEHGESMVPLWSATTIGGIRISNLPAFSSLPMEDMVNRVKSSGSFIIKNSGATVYGPGDAIATLIQTVLANENRILTVSCYIKSEVHNVGNTCIGVPARVNREGVFPVAIRIEENELAAFRASVEKIRGITQQVLEKMDEIRSSD, from the coding sequence ATGTCAAAAGTCACTGTTGTCGGAGCCACGGGAAGGCTTGGCTCTTTTGCTTCTCATTCTATCTCAGGTATCCCTCACGTCGATGAGGTGCTTCTCATGGGGCGGCCTGGCAGGGAACAGTCTCTTGCAGGGCTCTGTCATGATCTCACGGACTCGTGCGCCGCACGCGGGATAGGGACGGCCTTTACCTGGAGCACACGCCCCGAGGACTATGCCGACTCAGACGTCGTCGTGGTCACGGCAGGGGTGCCGCGCCAGGAAGGACAGGACCGCATCGACCTTGCCCTCGGGAACGCCCGGATCATCGCCCCGATCGCCGAAGAGGTCGGCAGCCACGCTCCTGAAGCGACCGTCCTCATGATCACGAACCCGGTCGACGTGATGACCGCGGTCTTTCTCCGGTACTCGAGGATGGACCCGAGACAGGTCTTCGGCCTGGGTACTCACCTGGACTCGATGCGGCTGAAGGCACTGATCGCCGACCACTTCCACGTCCATGTGAGCGAGGTCCACACACGCATCATCGGCGAGCACGGCGAGAGCATGGTCCCGCTCTGGTCCGCGACGACGATCGGCGGCATCAGGATCTCGAACCTGCCGGCGTTTTCCAGTCTCCCGATGGAGGATATGGTGAACAGGGTCAAGAGCAGCGGCAGTTTCATCATCAAAAACAGCGGGGCAACGGTCTATGGGCCGGGCGACGCCATCGCAACCCTGATCCAGACGGTCCTTGCAAACGAGAACAGGATCCTGACGGTCTCCTGTTACATTAAAAGCGAGGTCCACAATGTCGGGAACACCTGCATCGGCGTACCGGCACGGGTCAACCGCGAGGGTGTATTCCCTGTGGCGATCCGGATCGAGGAGAACGAACTGGCCGCGTTCCGCGCCTCGGTCGAGAAGATCCGCGGGATCACGCAACAGGTCCTGGAAAAAATGGACGAGATCAGATCATCCGATTGA
- a CDS encoding DUF5320 domain-containing protein, whose product MSTIACKGMVNDMPGYDGTGPRGCGQMTGGRRGPCMTARPAPVESGDATAPEQNNVLYGLGRGGIPCGCGRGHGNGMRGRRPGRW is encoded by the coding sequence ATGAGTACTATTGCCTGCAAGGGTATGGTGAACGACATGCCAGGATATGATGGAACAGGGCCGCGGGGATGCGGCCAGATGACAGGGGGTCGCCGCGGTCCGTGCATGACGGCACGCCCGGCCCCGGTGGAGTCCGGAGATGCGACCGCACCGGAGCAGAACAACGTTCTTTACGGCCTTGGAAGAGGCGGCATCCCGTGCGGGTGCGGCAGAGGCCACGGCAACGGCATGAGAGGTCGCCGTCCCGGCAGGTGGTGA
- a CDS encoding small multi-drug export protein has protein sequence MNPDHLFTLLRQTSKVILIVVVFALLLPLLLGFALSVPPGVVLGLISSTLLLQANAVFVGVAMGLRPAMILAVMTLVEVGAVLAIFETCDTFAIQSARVRAMLEKTEKKMQTMKYLSKYGVYTLLFLPVFPIIGLYSSVVIAWILQWDRHLSLLFITLGWIGICLVLMLMKIGVLKIVF, from the coding sequence ATGAATCCCGACCATCTCTTCACCTTGCTCAGGCAGACGTCAAAGGTCATACTGATCGTCGTTGTCTTCGCCCTGCTCCTCCCCCTCCTTCTCGGCTTCGCCCTCTCCGTCCCGCCGGGCGTGGTGCTCGGCCTGATCTCCTCCACTCTCCTCCTCCAGGCGAACGCCGTCTTCGTCGGTGTTGCGATGGGCCTCCGCCCGGCCATGATCCTTGCGGTCATGACCCTCGTCGAGGTCGGCGCCGTGCTCGCGATCTTCGAGACCTGCGACACCTTCGCGATACAGTCGGCGCGGGTCCGGGCCATGCTTGAAAAAACCGAAAAAAAGATGCAGACAATGAAATATCTCTCAAAATATGGCGTCTATACTCTCCTCTTCCTCCCGGTATTCCCCATCATCGGGCTGTACTCGAGCGTCGTCATTGCATGGATTCTCCAGTGGGACCGTCACCTCTCTCTCCTTTTCATCACCCTCGGCTGGATCGGGATCTGCCTGGTCCTCATGCTCATGAAGATCGGTGTCCTTAAAATCGTCTTTTGA